In a single window of the Desulfurellaceae bacterium genome:
- a CDS encoding isopenicillin N synthase family oxygenase, with the protein MSSNRPFVFKKAQPLSDHDIIPVLDLGPFLAGEPDALARLGRDVCRALEDIGFFFIKNHGVPQDLVDRVFAENARFHTLPLERKLSVKVDAKGIGYMPPGFQQPKYSQDEPDRKPDIGEAFFIGREVRAGRRAGQTPDPLYQGGNQWPGDLPGFRDTLLEYFEAMEALSLRLLPVYAAALDLPAHFFDDAFLHSRPMGILRLSHYPGTRCEENQFNASPHIDGDFITFLAQSEIPGLELRTSEKKWIQAPVLDGTFLVNAGEILRLWSNGRFRATFHRVINQSGRDRYAIPFFYSPSPDTLIECAETCCDAEHPPQYRPVTVREYTEWFSHKVFVHLKDKPGRSPYYDDDRPDSAA; encoded by the coding sequence ATGAGCAGCAACCGCCCGTTTGTCTTCAAAAAAGCCCAGCCGCTGAGCGATCACGATATCATTCCGGTCCTGGACCTGGGGCCGTTTCTGGCCGGCGAGCCCGACGCCCTGGCCCGCCTGGGGCGGGACGTCTGCCGAGCGCTGGAAGACATTGGTTTCTTTTTCATCAAGAACCACGGCGTGCCCCAGGATCTGGTTGACCGCGTGTTCGCCGAGAACGCGCGTTTTCACACCCTGCCGCTCGAACGCAAACTGTCCGTTAAGGTGGACGCCAAAGGTATCGGCTATATGCCGCCGGGCTTTCAGCAGCCCAAGTACAGCCAGGACGAGCCTGACCGCAAGCCGGATATTGGCGAGGCGTTTTTCATCGGCCGTGAGGTCAGGGCCGGGCGCCGGGCCGGCCAGACGCCCGACCCGCTGTACCAGGGCGGCAATCAGTGGCCCGGGGATTTGCCCGGCTTTCGTGACACCCTGCTCGAGTATTTTGAGGCCATGGAAGCGCTCAGCCTGCGCCTGCTGCCGGTGTACGCCGCCGCTCTCGACCTGCCCGCGCATTTCTTCGACGACGCCTTTCTGCACTCGCGTCCGATGGGGATTCTGCGGCTGTCCCACTACCCCGGGACCCGGTGCGAGGAGAACCAGTTCAACGCCTCGCCGCACATCGACGGCGACTTCATCACCTTTCTGGCCCAGTCCGAGATCCCCGGCCTGGAGCTGCGCACCTCAGAGAAAAAATGGATTCAGGCGCCGGTGCTAGACGGCACCTTTCTGGTCAATGCCGGCGAAATTCTCCGCCTGTGGAGTAACGGTCGGTTTCGGGCGACCTTCCACCGGGTGATCAACCAGTCGGGCCGCGACCGGTATGCGATTCCGTTCTTCTACAGCCCCAGCCCGGACACCCTGATTGAGTGCGCGGAGACGTGCTGTGATGCCGAGCATCCGCCCCAGTATCGGCCGGTGACCGTGCGGGAGTACACCGAGTGGTTCTCGCACAAGGTCTTCGTCCATCTCAAGGACAAGCCGGGCCGCTCACCGTATTACGACGACGACCGACCCGACAGCGCAGCCTAG
- a CDS encoding substrate-binding domain-containing protein, whose amino-acid sequence MIAQRLGFFEDKRAVAAHGFSSRLAFPCRIARPPTVRQEPGGLGCCLDALAHGLADRLQQSAIELRTLTVDVRRADWIEGQNRAIQRGIEAGVDGLILYVLDPLQPARAVEAARQRGLPVFTFERPRYPVTASLVYPNFNHGVYMAEYLASLLPAAAQVAVIGGPEVIDDIELVMGIVHGVKHSGLTLMNDPFEARYRNLDDVAEGGRQAARRLLADFSSLAGLIPFNDETLLGTLDAIEEAGRAGEMKMVSRNGSPKAVEAVVAGRSHGTWDIEITNIGAAVGDLVARALVDGEDLRGESRIAGLGRLITPHNAHTYQPWTQRVPYTPLREGLDP is encoded by the coding sequence GTGATCGCTCAGCGGCTGGGCTTTTTTGAAGACAAACGGGCGGTTGCTGCTCATGGCTTCTCCTCGCGGCTCGCGTTTCCGTGCAGGATAGCCCGCCCGCCCACGGTTCGGCAAGAACCGGGCGGCCTGGGCTGTTGTCTTGATGCCCTGGCCCACGGCCTGGCCGACCGTTTGCAGCAGTCAGCGATCGAGCTGCGCACGCTGACCGTCGACGTGCGCCGAGCCGACTGGATTGAGGGCCAGAACCGGGCCATCCAGCGCGGGATCGAGGCCGGGGTGGACGGCCTGATCCTGTATGTGCTCGATCCCCTCCAGCCGGCCCGGGCGGTCGAGGCGGCGCGCCAACGTGGCCTTCCGGTCTTTACCTTTGAGCGCCCCCGCTATCCGGTCACGGCCTCGCTCGTCTACCCGAACTTCAACCACGGCGTGTACATGGCCGAGTACCTGGCTTCACTGCTGCCGGCTGCGGCGCAGGTCGCCGTCATCGGCGGTCCTGAGGTCATCGATGATATCGAGCTGGTCATGGGCATCGTGCACGGCGTCAAACACAGCGGCCTGACGCTGATGAACGATCCATTTGAGGCCCGCTACCGCAATCTGGACGACGTTGCCGAAGGCGGCCGACAGGCGGCGCGCCGGCTGTTGGCCGATTTTTCCAGCCTGGCCGGCCTCATTCCGTTTAACGACGAAACCCTGCTGGGAACGCTCGACGCGATTGAGGAGGCCGGCCGCGCGGGTGAGATGAAGATGGTATCGCGCAACGGCAGTCCCAAGGCGGTCGAAGCGGTCGTGGCCGGCCGCTCCCACGGCACCTGGGACATCGAGATCACCAACATCGGAGCGGCGGTCGGCGATCTGGTCGCGCGCGCCCTGGTCGACGGGGAGGACCTCAGAGGAGAGTCTCGCATCGCCGGTCTGGGGCGGCTCATCACTCCGCACAACGCCCACACCTACCAGCCCTGGACACAGCGGGTTCCGTATACGCCGCTACGTGAAGGCCTCGACCCGTAG
- a CDS encoding fumarylacetoacetate hydrolase family protein has protein sequence MDVKQATDILWQAMQAGDHAPEALRKTLSLSDAYQVQLGILDRLLASGEELSGWKIGGTSDAARQMLKLSEPVRGYLLAKNQYASGHTFEHAAIGKPVIESELCITLGTDLKGPGVTRAQVLEAVAAISPAFEVVQMRSDMASDLPLGVADDVAQWGVVLGAAVSPYPRDLDLGGIGIEMKKNGEVVQQAVGREVIDDQLDALAWLVNRLAEHGRALEAGQCVMTGSCTRPTPIARGDTWQTTFSSVGTVTATFK, from the coding sequence ATGGATGTGAAACAGGCAACGGATATTTTATGGCAGGCGATGCAGGCGGGCGACCACGCGCCCGAGGCACTCAGAAAGACGCTCTCGCTGAGCGATGCCTACCAGGTCCAACTCGGTATTCTGGACCGTTTGCTGGCCAGCGGCGAGGAACTGAGCGGCTGGAAAATTGGCGGCACCTCGGACGCCGCCCGCCAGATGCTCAAGCTGAGCGAGCCGGTTCGGGGCTATCTGCTGGCCAAGAACCAGTATGCCAGCGGCCACACCTTTGAGCACGCGGCCATTGGTAAGCCGGTGATCGAGTCGGAGCTGTGCATCACGCTCGGCACCGATCTCAAGGGGCCGGGAGTGACCCGGGCGCAGGTACTCGAGGCGGTGGCGGCCATCAGCCCGGCTTTCGAGGTGGTCCAGATGCGCAGCGATATGGCGTCCGATCTGCCCCTGGGGGTGGCCGATGATGTCGCCCAGTGGGGGGTGGTGCTGGGAGCCGCGGTGTCCCCCTATCCGCGCGATCTGGATCTGGGCGGTATTGGCATTGAGATGAAGAAAAACGGCGAGGTAGTCCAGCAGGCGGTTGGCCGCGAGGTAATTGACGATCAGCTCGACGCCCTGGCCTGGCTGGTCAACCGGCTGGCCGAACACGGGCGGGCCTTGGAGGCCGGACAGTGCGTCATGACCGGCTCGTGTACCAGACCGACACCGATTGCGCGGGGCGACACGTGGCAGACGACGTTCTCGTCGGTCGGCACGGTGACGGCGACGTTCAAATGA
- a CDS encoding acyl-CoA dehydrogenase: MDFQYTPEQDAFRLRVRSWLAEHLPSELKVEDAMDERVAPNREIFDKRMAWHKQLYQAGWIGLAWPKEYGGQGAELMEQIIYNEEYAHARAPILPGYVGLGLAGPTIAQWGSEEQKQHFLPRILRGELVWCQGYSEPGSGSDLASLQTRAVEDGDEFVVNGQKVWTSGAQYADWMVLLARTDPEAPKHKGISYFLLDMKTPGVSVRPLVLLNGHSHFNEVFFEDVRIPKANLLGPKNEGWKVAITTLMFERSAAGGGGGGSQIRRLAELAKQVEIDGRPAWQHSWVRQRLAAFEIEKEALKYTRLRSLTRQLRGQPPGPEGSILKLAGSELGVRIAAFASELLGPYALLEAETQAVPDAPRWLNRVLSARQYTIAGGTSEIQHNIIGERVLGLPKG, translated from the coding sequence ATGGACTTTCAGTACACCCCCGAACAAGACGCGTTTCGGCTGCGGGTGCGGAGCTGGCTGGCCGAGCATCTGCCGTCCGAGCTGAAGGTCGAAGACGCCATGGATGAGCGGGTGGCGCCCAACCGCGAGATTTTTGACAAGCGCATGGCCTGGCATAAACAGCTGTACCAGGCTGGCTGGATCGGCTTGGCCTGGCCCAAGGAGTACGGCGGCCAGGGCGCCGAGCTGATGGAGCAGATCATTTACAACGAGGAGTACGCCCACGCCCGGGCGCCCATCCTGCCGGGCTATGTGGGCCTGGGGCTGGCCGGCCCGACGATTGCCCAGTGGGGCAGCGAGGAACAGAAGCAACACTTTTTACCGCGCATTCTGCGGGGCGAGCTGGTATGGTGCCAGGGCTACTCCGAGCCGGGCTCGGGCTCCGACCTGGCCAGTTTGCAGACCCGGGCGGTTGAGGACGGCGATGAGTTTGTTGTCAACGGCCAGAAGGTGTGGACCTCGGGCGCCCAGTATGCCGACTGGATGGTGCTGCTGGCCCGAACCGACCCCGAGGCGCCCAAACACAAGGGCATCAGCTATTTCCTGCTGGACATGAAAACCCCGGGGGTGAGCGTCCGGCCGCTGGTGTTGCTGAACGGCCACAGCCACTTCAACGAGGTGTTTTTCGAGGACGTGCGGATTCCCAAGGCCAACCTGCTGGGACCCAAAAACGAGGGCTGGAAGGTCGCTATCACCACCCTGATGTTTGAGCGCAGCGCGGCCGGCGGGGGTGGCGGCGGGTCACAGATCCGGCGGCTGGCCGAGCTGGCCAAACAGGTCGAGATCGACGGCCGGCCGGCCTGGCAGCACAGCTGGGTGCGCCAGCGCCTGGCTGCGTTTGAGATTGAAAAGGAAGCCCTCAAATACACCCGCCTGCGCAGCCTGACCCGTCAGCTCAGAGGCCAGCCGCCGGGGCCGGAAGGCTCGATCCTCAAGCTGGCCGGCTCTGAACTCGGCGTGCGCATCGCCGCCTTTGCCAGCGAGCTGCTCGGGCCCTACGCCCTGCTGGAGGCCGAGACCCAAGCCGTGCCCGACGCCCCGCGCTGGCTCAACCGCGTGCTGAGCGCCCGCCAGTACACGATTGCCGGCGGCACCAGCGAGATCCAACACAATATTATCGGCGAGCGGGTGTTGGGTTTGCCAAAGGGCTGA
- a CDS encoding SUMF1/EgtB/PvdO family nonheme iron enzyme, protein MVGRRLGRMLAVVLGTALGVGATAVAAESTPMVHIPAGEFVMGASPEEQQRVLDFGWQGPVQNRLRFVVQHSGPRHRVYLDAFYLDRHEATNRAYQGFVQATGHRRPHFWQGPWQLSEPEQPVVGVSWYDARAFCDWQGKRLPTEAEWEKAARGADGRRYPWGDEWDAGRLHSADAVAVRPLPSFGVWSAWQRAMTAGVGVARPAAVGSYPGGASPYAALDMAGNVWEWVADWYAPDYYASAPPRNPTGPQHGGPKVLRGGGWDVPRVIAVTWLRDHFIPPEFTRSPVTGFRCAAIRPPGMRPAAYRGAEQ, encoded by the coding sequence ATGGTGGGAAGGCGGCTGGGCCGGATGCTGGCCGTGGTGCTGGGGACGGCACTCGGGGTCGGGGCGACGGCCGTGGCGGCCGAGTCGACTCCGATGGTTCACATTCCAGCCGGCGAGTTTGTCATGGGCGCCAGCCCCGAGGAACAGCAGCGGGTGCTCGACTTTGGCTGGCAGGGGCCGGTGCAGAACCGGCTACGTTTTGTAGTCCAGCACTCCGGGCCCCGGCATCGCGTGTATCTCGACGCGTTTTATCTGGATCGGCACGAGGCGACGAACCGTGCCTACCAGGGCTTTGTGCAGGCGACCGGCCATCGACGCCCGCATTTCTGGCAGGGGCCGTGGCAGCTGTCCGAGCCTGAGCAGCCCGTGGTCGGGGTCTCGTGGTACGACGCCCGGGCGTTCTGCGACTGGCAGGGCAAGCGGCTGCCGACCGAGGCCGAGTGGGAAAAGGCTGCCCGAGGCGCCGACGGGCGGCGCTATCCGTGGGGCGACGAGTGGGACGCCGGCCGCCTGCACAGCGCTGACGCAGTTGCAGTTCGGCCGCTGCCGAGCTTTGGCGTCTGGTCGGCCTGGCAGCGGGCGATGACGGCCGGGGTAGGGGTAGCGCGACCGGCTGCGGTCGGCTCGTATCCCGGCGGGGCCAGCCCGTATGCCGCGCTGGATATGGCCGGCAACGTCTGGGAGTGGGTGGCCGACTGGTATGCGCCGGACTATTATGCGTCTGCACCGCCACGCAATCCGACCGGGCCGCAGCACGGCGGCCCCAAGGTGTTACGCGGTGGCGGCTGGGACGTGCCACGGGTTATCGCCGTGACGTGGCTGCGGGATCATTTCATTCCGCCCGAATTTACCCGCAGTCCGGTCACCGGCTTTCGCTGCGCGGCCATCCGACCGCCGGGAATGCGGCCGGCCGCATACAGAGGAGCGGAACAATGA
- a CDS encoding alpha/beta hydrolase, which translates to MPFVETNGITMYYEVHGRGPAVVLAHPGGGSHLSWWQQVPVFAESFTCITFDHRGHGLTRDVPDDPGAHAYPHDLLGLLDHLEIDTAALVGQSMGGWTSIGLAALQPQRVSALVLGDSTGGIRDRAVDQHMADMRNAGARQIWAGAYTRQFAADKPAHRFLYHEITAMNLPKPANLGAQFDVEYQVDAIVEHRIPALFIVGEQDSLMPAHIIEPVARRLPGARLVHVPDAAHSVYFEKPEAFNRIVVDFLNAER; encoded by the coding sequence ATGCCTTTTGTCGAAACCAACGGCATCACCATGTACTACGAAGTCCACGGCCGGGGACCGGCTGTGGTCCTGGCCCATCCCGGGGGTGGCAGCCACCTGAGCTGGTGGCAGCAGGTGCCGGTGTTTGCCGAGTCGTTTACCTGCATCACGTTCGACCATCGTGGCCACGGGCTGACGCGCGACGTGCCCGATGATCCCGGCGCCCACGCCTATCCGCACGATTTGCTGGGCCTGCTGGATCACCTGGAGATCGACACAGCCGCGTTGGTCGGCCAGTCAATGGGTGGTTGGACCTCAATCGGTCTGGCCGCGCTCCAGCCCCAACGGGTCAGCGCCCTGGTGCTGGGCGACTCGACCGGCGGGATACGCGACCGCGCGGTGGACCAGCATATGGCCGATATGCGCAACGCCGGGGCGCGGCAGATCTGGGCTGGGGCCTACACCCGGCAGTTTGCCGCAGACAAACCGGCCCACCGCTTTCTGTACCACGAGATCACGGCCATGAACCTGCCCAAGCCGGCCAATCTGGGGGCGCAGTTTGATGTGGAGTATCAGGTTGACGCCATAGTCGAACACCGCATCCCGGCCCTGTTCATCGTTGGCGAGCAGGATAGCCTGATGCCGGCCCATATTATCGAACCGGTGGCGCGACGGCTGCCGGGCGCACGGCTGGTCCACGTGCCGGATGCGGCCCACTCGGTGTACTTTGAGAAGCCCGAGGCGTTTAATCGGATTGTCGTGGACTTCTTAAATGCTGAACGCTAA
- a CDS encoding HEPN domain-containing protein produces MAEELWQPYWERAKENLRAAEVLCHNEPSLPNAATSRAYYAAFHATIALLIAHCDYRPKGGEWSHDQVQAQLKLTQEFLTASQTLLEKSV; encoded by the coding sequence ATGGCTGAAGAGCTGTGGCAACCATACTGGGAGCGAGCGAAGGAGAATCTGCGAGCAGCCGAAGTGCTCTGCCATAATGAGCCGTCGTTACCGAATGCGGCAACCAGCCGCGCCTATTACGCAGCATTTCATGCTACAATCGCTCTTCTCATAGCTCATTGTGATTATCGCCCCAAAGGGGGAGAATGGTCCCACGATCAGGTCCAAGCACAGCTGAAGCTAACGCAGGAGTTCCTAACGGCCTCCCAGACTCTCCTGGAGAAAAGCGTATGA
- a CDS encoding LLM class flavin-dependent oxidoreductase: MTARPDSPMQVGMAAICQNPAQKISDYEVYKNEIRLADLAEPLGFDSIWSVEHHFTDYTMVPDVLQFLTYMAGRTKTVKLGSMVVVLPWHDPMRAAEEISMLDDLSDGRLILGLGRGAGQVEFEGFRVDMGESRERFVEAADMVLTGLEQGYCEYEGQFYTQPKKDIRPKPFKSFKGRTYAAAVSPESSEIMARLGVGILIIPQKPWEDVAVELETYRTIYREVNEAEAPAPIAGGWVFCDKDAGRAEEMARRYIGAYWQSAMKHYNFGGGHFAKTKGYEYYGKMSEAMGSVEGVTDFFLNLQVWGTPDQCFERVLDIRSKIGCDAFTGVFSYGGMPYEDSEQSMRLFAAEVMPRLQQLGQKAVA; this comes from the coding sequence ATGACAGCACGACCCGATTCGCCGATGCAGGTTGGCATGGCTGCGATCTGCCAGAACCCGGCCCAGAAGATCTCGGACTATGAGGTCTATAAAAACGAGATTCGGCTGGCCGACCTGGCCGAGCCGCTTGGCTTTGACTCGATCTGGAGCGTTGAGCACCACTTTACCGACTACACCATGGTGCCCGACGTGCTTCAGTTCCTGACCTATATGGCCGGCCGGACCAAGACGGTGAAGCTGGGTTCGATGGTCGTCGTCCTGCCCTGGCACGATCCCATGCGGGCCGCAGAAGAAATCTCGATGCTGGACGATTTGTCCGACGGGCGGCTGATCCTGGGGCTTGGCCGTGGCGCCGGGCAGGTCGAGTTCGAGGGCTTCCGGGTCGATATGGGCGAGTCCCGCGAACGCTTTGTCGAGGCTGCGGACATGGTCCTGACCGGGCTTGAACAGGGCTACTGCGAGTACGAGGGGCAGTTCTATACCCAGCCCAAGAAAGACATCCGTCCCAAGCCGTTCAAATCCTTCAAGGGCCGGACGTATGCCGCTGCGGTTTCCCCCGAGTCGTCCGAGATCATGGCCCGCCTGGGCGTCGGCATCCTGATTATCCCCCAGAAGCCGTGGGAAGATGTGGCGGTTGAGCTGGAGACGTATCGGACGATCTACCGTGAGGTCAACGAGGCCGAGGCCCCGGCGCCGATCGCCGGCGGCTGGGTCTTCTGCGATAAGGACGCCGGCCGGGCCGAAGAGATGGCCCGACGCTACATCGGCGCCTACTGGCAGTCGGCCATGAAGCACTACAACTTTGGTGGCGGTCATTTTGCCAAGACCAAGGGCTACGAGTACTACGGCAAGATGTCTGAGGCTATGGGCAGTGTTGAGGGTGTGACCGACTTCTTCCTTAACCTCCAGGTCTGGGGCACGCCGGACCAGTGTTTCGAGAGAGTCCTCGACATCCGTTCCAAGATCGGCTGCGACGCCTTCACCGGCGTGTTCAGCTATGGCGGCATGCCGTACGAAGACAGCGAGCAGAGCATGCGGCTGTTCGCGGCCGAGGTCATGCCGCGCTTGCAGCAGCTGGGTCAAAAAGCGGTAGCGTAG
- a CDS encoding amidohydrolase family protein — MAYDLLIKNAQICDGVGTPVYGGGLAVSDGKIVEIGTVSGSARREINADGLVLAPGFIDIHTHYDAQISWDPLLTSSCWHGVTSVLMGNCGVGVAPCRPAEREIMAWDLVNVEAMPYDVLMNGVSWEWESFPEYMAAIARRGIGINAGFLVPLSALRFYVMGEAASERAANADEIQRMTQLFRQAMQAGAYGFSLSLIPRHIGYQGKPLSSRLTSKAELSALGRVMRELNRGVIEVALLRQAGELGDEELDLLLHMAHESQRPVTWLALIHMPDLPGACERIHARVQPFLEQGLRIPPQVNPRPISQYYSLRNPFLFSELPSWKGAFNRTVEEQLTLYRSAEFRHAFRDDIAAGRGLLFRGQWDRLHVTRVQTERNKPFLNASLADIAVRLDKDPVDVLMDLAVEERTELGVTVSIINSDPEAVGEIMTLPNVLIGLSDAGAHVDQHCEAGVPTYILGEWVRQRQFLSLEEGVRRVTSELADFLDLRTKGRLAPGLDADLVLFDPTTVRTCPGEWVNDLPQGKPRLIERSEGVAYTIVNGEVLFAHNDYQGGLPGRVVKSVAY; from the coding sequence ATGGCATACGACCTGTTGATCAAAAACGCGCAGATCTGCGACGGCGTCGGGACTCCGGTGTACGGTGGAGGGCTGGCGGTCAGCGATGGAAAAATTGTTGAGATCGGTACGGTCTCGGGCAGCGCCCGGCGTGAGATCAACGCCGACGGACTGGTCCTGGCCCCCGGCTTTATCGACATCCATACCCACTACGACGCCCAGATCTCGTGGGACCCGCTGCTGACCAGCTCGTGCTGGCACGGCGTCACCTCGGTGCTGATGGGCAACTGCGGCGTAGGGGTGGCGCCGTGTCGTCCGGCCGAGCGCGAGATCATGGCCTGGGATTTGGTCAACGTCGAGGCCATGCCGTATGACGTGCTGATGAACGGGGTGTCGTGGGAGTGGGAGAGCTTTCCCGAGTACATGGCCGCCATTGCCCGGCGGGGCATCGGTATCAACGCCGGATTTCTGGTCCCCCTGTCGGCGCTGCGCTTTTATGTCATGGGCGAGGCTGCGTCCGAGCGGGCGGCCAATGCGGACGAGATCCAGCGTATGACCCAGCTCTTTCGCCAGGCCATGCAGGCCGGCGCCTATGGCTTCTCCCTGAGCCTGATCCCGCGTCATATCGGCTATCAGGGCAAGCCGCTGTCGAGCCGCCTGACCAGCAAGGCCGAGCTGAGCGCCCTGGGCCGGGTGATGCGCGAGCTGAACAGGGGCGTGATCGAGGTCGCCCTGCTGCGCCAGGCCGGTGAGCTGGGAGACGAAGAACTCGACCTGCTGCTCCACATGGCGCACGAGAGCCAGCGGCCGGTCACCTGGCTGGCCCTGATCCACATGCCGGATCTGCCCGGCGCGTGCGAGCGCATTCACGCCCGGGTCCAGCCGTTTCTGGAGCAGGGGCTGCGTATCCCTCCCCAGGTCAACCCGCGACCGATCTCGCAGTACTACAGCCTGCGCAACCCGTTTCTGTTCTCCGAGCTGCCGTCGTGGAAGGGCGCCTTCAACCGGACGGTGGAGGAGCAGTTGACGCTGTACCGCTCGGCGGAATTCCGTCACGCCTTCCGCGACGACATTGCGGCCGGCCGGGGGCTGCTGTTTCGCGGTCAGTGGGACCGGCTGCACGTCACCCGGGTGCAAACCGAGCGCAACAAGCCGTTTCTGAACGCCAGCCTGGCCGATATCGCCGTGCGGCTGGACAAAGACCCGGTCGACGTGCTGATGGATCTGGCCGTTGAGGAACGGACCGAACTGGGTGTGACCGTGTCGATCATCAACTCCGACCCCGAGGCGGTCGGCGAGATCATGACTCTGCCCAACGTCCTGATCGGGCTGTCGGACGCCGGCGCCCATGTGGACCAGCACTGCGAGGCCGGGGTGCCGACCTATATCCTGGGCGAGTGGGTGCGCCAACGCCAGTTCCTGAGCCTGGAAGAGGGCGTGCGCCGGGTGACCTCCGAGCTGGCCGACTTCCTGGACCTCAGAACAAAGGGCCGGCTGGCCCCGGGCCTGGACGCCGACCTGGTCCTGTTCGATCCGACCACGGTCCGAACCTGTCCGGGCGAATGGGTCAACGATCTGCCCCAGGGCAAGCCACGTCTCATCGAGCGGTCCGAGGGCGTGGCCTACACCATCGTCAACGGTGAGGTGTTGTTTGCCCACAACGACTACCAGGGCGGCCTGCCCGGCCGTGTGGTGAAGAGTGTGGCGTACTGA
- a CDS encoding dienelactone hydrolase family protein: MPYEALLAETVYIRGHQADEIDAYFARPLGAGPYPGVVVIHHMPGWDEATKEIVRKFAHHGYAAISPNLHYREGKDTPAANSASVRAAGGMPDDRTLGDIQGALSFLSALPYCSDKLGAIGYCSGGRQAYLAACKIPRLSAAVDCYGGGVAAAPDELTDRQPVAPIDFTAAMHCPLLGLFGQEDRRPSPQEVAKTEAALKQHGKTYAFHTYENAGHAFFSVDRPHYRPEAAVDGWRKVFAWFDTYLR; this comes from the coding sequence ATGCCGTATGAAGCACTGTTGGCAGAGACCGTCTATATACGTGGCCACCAGGCGGACGAGATCGACGCCTATTTTGCCCGCCCCCTGGGAGCCGGCCCGTACCCCGGGGTCGTGGTCATCCACCATATGCCGGGCTGGGACGAGGCGACAAAGGAAATCGTCCGCAAATTCGCCCATCACGGCTATGCCGCCATATCGCCCAACCTGCACTATCGCGAGGGCAAAGACACGCCTGCGGCGAACAGCGCCAGCGTCCGGGCCGCGGGTGGCATGCCGGACGACCGCACCCTTGGGGACATACAGGGCGCGCTGAGTTTCCTGAGCGCCCTCCCCTACTGTAGCGACAAGCTGGGCGCCATCGGCTACTGCTCTGGGGGACGGCAGGCGTATCTGGCGGCGTGCAAGATCCCGCGCCTCAGCGCGGCGGTTGATTGTTACGGCGGTGGCGTGGCCGCCGCTCCGGACGAACTCACCGACCGGCAGCCCGTGGCGCCCATCGACTTCACCGCCGCCATGCACTGCCCCCTGTTAGGCTTGTTCGGTCAGGAAGACCGGCGGCCTTCGCCACAGGAGGTGGCAAAAACCGAGGCCGCCCTCAAACAACACGGCAAGACCTACGCATTCCATACCTACGAGAATGCCGGACACGCCTTCTTTTCGGTGGACCGCCCCCACTACCGACCGGAGGCTGCGGTTGACGGCTGGCGGAAGGTTTTTGCCTGGTTTGATACCTACCTGCGCTGA
- a CDS encoding type II toxin-antitoxin system RelE/ParE family toxin, producing MRDILARLNAAAGPADLDLPGLRLHRLKGEYAGFWAVLVRANWRVIFRFEAGHAVDVDYLDYH from the coding sequence GTGCGCGACATCCTGGCGCGCTTGAATGCGGCCGCTGGGCCGGCCGACCTGGATCTGCCCGGTTTGCGGCTGCACCGACTGAAGGGCGAGTATGCCGGATTTTGGGCCGTGCTCGTGCGCGCCAACTGGCGCGTGATCTTTCGGTTTGAAGCCGGCCATGCCGTCGACGTGGACTATCTGGACTACCACTAG